In Raphanus sativus cultivar WK10039 chromosome 5, ASM80110v3, whole genome shotgun sequence, the following proteins share a genomic window:
- the LOC108833340 gene encoding 60S ribosomal protein L37-2, translated as MTKGTGSFGKRRNKSHTLCVRCGRRSFHIQKSRCSACAYPAARKRTYNWSVKAIRRKTTGTGRMRYLRNVPRRFKTGFREGTEAKPRVKSAASS; from the exons ATG ACGAAGGGAACGGGAAGTTTCGGAAAGAGAAGGAACAAGAGTCACACACTCTGTGTGAGATGTGGCCGTCGCAGTTTCCACATCCAGAAGAGCCGTTGCTCCGCCTGTGCCTACCCCGCCGCTCGCAAGAGGACCT ACAACTGGAGTGTGAAGGCAATCCGTAGAAAGACTACAGGAACTGGGAGGATGAGGTATCTTCGCAATGTGCCTCGCAGGTTCAAGACGGGTTTCAGAGAAG GTACCGAAGCAAAGCCAAGGGTCAAGTCAGCAGCGTCTTCGTAA
- the LOC108859676 gene encoding uncharacterized protein LOC108859676: protein MNIFLSCFKPKFYKKSKSTTSYMKIRLDIVRKKRIAMANFLKMDIVDFLKNGLDYNAYTRAEMLLEELRIISCYDIIERFCDCISENLSPILKKRECPEECREAVSSLIFAAAWVPDVPELKDLRAVFTHRFGSFIHSSVNHELVEKTELRSRPSRELKIQTVKDIAKEFAIDWDPTVNLFLLRQTSALQIEDKAGTGNDDPKIRAEKSIVNDQSDDESVLSQSWTRDSLSKGNLSSSSSSSFSSPRRDSGKKEKGNLPYGLIYPPHTKSGGGNDEKTQEEKEEKNKSVDQENSRLLEPQGSDKEGSSARVNERTSSFQRPYKLLDYDEVVARLAALRLR, encoded by the exons ATGAACATCTTTCTTAGTTGCTTTAAACCCAAGTTCTACAAGAAAAG CAAATCTACAACCAGTTACATGAAGATTCGACTCGATATAGTGAGGAAAAAAAGGATTGCAATGGCTAATTTCTTGAAAATGGACATTGTGGATTTTCTCAAGAATGGCCTTGATTATAATGCTTATACAAGA GCAGAAATGTTACTTGAAGAGCTTAGGATCATATCATGCTATGATATCATCGAACGATTCTGTGATTGTATATCTGAAAATCTCTCACCAATTCTGAAGAAAAG GGAGTGTCCTGAAGAGTGCAGAGAAGCAGTTTCCTCTTTGATATTTGCAGCTGCATGGGTTCCTGATGTCCCTGAACTTAAGGATCTTAGAGCCGTGTTTACCCATAGATTTGGGAGTTTTATTCATTCATCTGTAAACCATGAG CTCGTTGAGAAAACTGAATTGCGAAGTAGACCATCACGTGAACTCAAGATTCAGACAGTGAAAGACATTGCGAAAGAGTTTGCGATTGATTGGGATCCTACAGTGAATCTGTTTCTGCTCAGACAAACGTCAGCTTTGCAA ATTGAGGACAAGGCAGGTACAGGAAATGATGATCCGAAGATTAGGGCGGAGAAAAGTATAGTAAATGATCAAAGCGACGATGAGTCGGTCCTTTCACAGAGCTGGACAAGAGATTCATTGTCTAAAGGCAATTTGAGTTCGAGTTCGAGCTCAAGTTTTAGTTCTCCAAGAAGAGACTCTGGAAAGAAAGAGAAGGGGAATTTGCCTTACGGATTAATCTATCCCCCACACACGAAATCAGGAGGTGGAAACGATGAGAAAACACAagaggagaaagaagagaagaataaGAGTGTCGATCAAGAAAACTCAAGGTTACTTGAGCCACaaggcagtgacaaagaaggtTCTTCAGCAAGAGTGAACGAGAGAACTTCATCCTTTCAGAGACCTTATAAGCTTTTGGATTATGATGAAGTGGTGGCTCGGCTTGCAGCTCTTCGCCTGAGATAA
- the LOC108833342 gene encoding vacuolar protein sorting-associated protein IST1-like → MICGYFKPKFYKKCKHLIKFIKIRLNLQRKRQNAMVNFLKTDIVEILKTGHEHDERVYEKVEEILEYRQIIASYDLIERFCDCISSNLTLMLNQMECPEECREAIYSLIYAAARVREVPELKDLRDLFARRYGESIYAYVNQELVEKFVWRKPSREVSVQTMREIAQEAKISWDSLSKGTLSSSSSSSSSSRRRRSVKKIFPYGSISSPCTKQGAQNDEEGHDEKKGKSIVQEKSRLRGPQGSASLTSTSTSTSINEVSTTKDYKRQKILDYDEVVARLADLRRR, encoded by the exons atgatTTGCGGTTACTTCAAACCCAAGTTCTACAAGAAATG CAAACATTTGATCAAGTTCATCAAGATTCGGCTCAACTTACAGAGGAAAAGGCAGAACGCTATGGTTAACTTCTTGAAGACAGATATCGTGGAGATTCTCAAAACCGGCCATGAACATGATGAAAGAGTTTATGAAAAA GTAGAAGAAATACTTGAATACCGTCAAATAATCGCATCTTATGATCTAATTGAGAGATTTTGTGACTGCATCTCTTCCAATCTCACGTTAATGCTAAATCAAAT GGAATGTCCTGAAGAATGCAGAGAAGCTATATACTCTCTTATATATGCAGCAGCACGGGTTCGAGAAGTTCCTGAGCTGAAAGATCTTAGAGATTTGTTTGCGCGTAGATATGGAGAATCCATTTACGCCTATGTAAATCAAGAG CTTGTTGAGAAATTTGTATGGCGAAAACCTTCAAGGGAAGTTAGCGTTCAGACAATGCGAGAGATCGCTCAAGAGGCTAAGATCAGTTGGGATTCATTGTCCAAAGGCACTTTAAGTTCTAGTTCAAGCTCGAGTTCGAGTTCAAGAAGAAGACGATCAGTGAAGAAGATTTTTCCTTACGGATCAATCTCTTCTCCTTGCACGAAACAAGGAGCACAAAACGATGAAGAAGGCCACGACGAGAAGAAAGGGAAGAGTATTGTTCAAGAAAAGTCGAGGTTACGTGGGCCACAAGGCAGTGCGAGTCTCACAAGCACAAGCACAAGCACAAGCATTAACGAAGTTTCCACGACAAAAGATTACAAGAGACAGAAGATTCTTGATTACGATGAAGTGGTGGCTCGTCTAGCAGATCTTCGCCGGAGATAA
- the LOC108833339 gene encoding uncharacterized protein LOC108833339 yields MWVNWVKVYLIRKNSFWMIKENTQIGSWMWKKILKYRDLAKRMCKVEVKNGKKTSFWFESWSSMGCLKDILSSGSHIDMGILASATVEESWKHRRRTHRVVILNRVEEEIEKSRSKRSEEEDVSLWLNGKGQTKKVFSSKETWEFIREKHQNCYWHEAVWFKHSTPKYSFILWMAMKGRLATGDRMIAWDGNINVSCVLCKEPLEILEHLFFGCIYSAQIWEVLMRGILREQFTLNWEEIKRMMVDRRRDKMHMFLIRYMVQATVYMIWRERNRRRHGDAEAPAALLIKLLNKNMRNKLTLIQRGGNNKMGEEMQYWFATR; encoded by the coding sequence ATGTGGGTAAATTGGGTTAAGGTCTATTTGATCAGAAAGAATTCGTTCTGGATGATTAAAGAAAACACTCAAATAGGATCCTGGATGTGGAAGAAGATTCTAAAGTACAGGGATCTAGCAAAGAGGATGTGTAAGGTGGAAGTAAAGAATGGGAAGAAAACTTCTTTCTGGTTTGAAAGCTGGTCTTCGATGGGCTGTTTGAAAGACATTCTGAGTTCTGGAAGTCATATTGATATGGGGATATTGGCTAGCGCAACAGTCGAAGAAAGCTGGAAGCATAGAAGAAGAACTCACAGAGTAGTAATCCTAAACAGAGTGGAGGAAGAGATAGAAAAGAGTAGAAGTAAAAGAAGTGAAGAGGAAGATGTGTCTTTGTGGTTGAATGGGAAAGGTCAGACTAAGAAGGTTTTCTCATCTAAAGAAACTTGGGAGTTTATTAGAGAGAAGCACCAGAATTGTTATTGGCATGAAGCAGTGTGGTTTAAACATTCAACGCCGAAGTACTCTTTCATTTTATGGATGGCTATGAAGGGAAGGCTTGCGACCGGAGACAGGATGATAGCCTGGGATGGAAACATAAATGTATCTTGTGTCTTATGTAAAGAGCCATTGGAAATATTGGAGCATCTTTTCTTTGGGTGCATCTACTCGGCTCAGATTTGGGAAGTCTTGATGAGGGGTATTTTGAGAGAGCAATTCACTCTGAATTGGGAAGAGATAAAGAGAATGATGGTAGACAGGAGAAGAGACAAGATGCATATGTTTCTCATCAGATATATGGTTCAAGCAACTGTGTATATGATATGGAGAGAGAGGAACAGGAGAAGACATGGAGATGCTGAAGCTCCAGCTGCTCTATTGATAAAACTACTCAACAAAAACATGAGAAACAAACTCACTTTGATTCAGAGAGGAGGCAATAACAAGATGGGAGAGGAGATGCAATATTGGTTTGCAACAAGATAG